The Spirosoma oryzicola region TATGCTTAAAAGTTATCTAACCACCCTCCGGGCCCTGAAGCGAAACTGGAGCTATTCCGTTATCAACGTGCTGGGCCTAACCCTGGGGCTTGCCTGCTGTTTGCTGCTGTTTCTGGCGATCCGCTACGAACTGAATTTCGACCGGCATAATGTCCACGCGGATCAGCTATACCGGATCATCACGTTTGACGTAACGTCGAACGGCGACCGTCGGGAGGTGGGTATGCCCTTACCCGCGTTGCCTGCTTTGCGAAACGATTTTCCGGACCTAAAGAATCAGGTGACGATGGTTAACCGAATTACCAACGTCGTGGTGAGCGTTGGGGATAAAGCCAGCCGGACAACGAAAAAATTTCAGGAAGGCGATGGTGTACTGGCTTTTGTCGAGCCTGAATATTTCCGGCTGTTTGATTACGGCTGGAAAAAAGGAAGTACCCAAACCGCGCTTTCCCGACCAAATACGGTGGTACTGAGCGAGCGGATGGCTCAGAAATATTTTGGTACGGACAACCCGATCGGGAAGGTGCTGCGTGTCGAGAATAGAATGGATTTTGTGGTAACGGGTGTCGTACAGGAGCTACCCGCCACAACGAGCGTTCCGTTTGAAGTCCTTCTTTCGTTTGCCTCGCTGAAACAGTACGGTGCCTCCACAAATTGGGATGACTGGCAATCAACCTACGGCGGAGCGCAGATTTACATGCGGTTGCCCGGTACTACCGCCGAGCAGGCAACGGCTTCGGCGCAGATGGAGCGGCAGTTGGCGGCCTTCATCAAAAAATACCACCGCCCCGAAGATGCTCAAAACCTGCGCTACGAGTTACAGCCCTTAACCGCCATTCATTTCGATACGCGCACGGACAACTACAGCAAGCGGACCATTAGCAAGGAAATGGTCTGGGCGATGGGGCTGATCGGTCTGTTTATCCTAATTACGGCCTGTGTCAACTTTATCAACTTAGCGACGGCGCAGGCCATTCGGCGGGCCAAAGAAGTCGGTGTTCGGAAGGTGCTGGGCAGTTCGCGCGGTCAGCTGGTGCGGCAGTTCCTGGGCGAAACGGGCGTACTGACGAGTCTGGCAATGGGACTGGCTCTGCTGATTGCGCAGCTAGCGTTGCCGTACGTTGGCGAGTTACTGAACATCAAACCGGGAGCCGCTCAGCTAACCGACCCTACGGTGCTTATCTTCCTGGTAGGGCTTGGGGTTCTCACAATCGGATTAGCAGGCTTTTATCCGGCAATAGTGCTGTCGGGCTATCAGCCTATTCTGGCACTGAAAGGTAAAACGCAGGCGTCGACGCCCGGCCGTTCACGGGGTATTGCGCCCCTGTCGCTTCGGCGCGGATTGATTGTTGGTCAGTTTGCCATTTCGCAGTTGCTGATTATCGGTACCATCATTGCCTACAGCCAGATGAGCTACTTCCGGTCTGCCGATCTGGGGTACAGCCGGGACGCGGTGTTGTCGGTGCTTATTCCGGAAAAAAAACCGGGACAGCTGGAAAGCTTGAAGGCAAAGCTGACGGGTCTGCCCGGTATTCAGTCGATGAGCTTCGCCATGACCACGCCTTCCTCGACCAGCAACTGGACCACGGGCTTCCGATTCGAGCATACGGATAAAGAACCGGACTACGGTGTATTGATGCGTCCCGCTGATACGGCCTATGTGCGTACGTACGGTCTGAAACTGCTGGCTGGTCGAATGTATCAACCGGCGGACACCATGCGGGAGTTTGTTATCAACGAAGCTTTTATGAAACGACTGGGCTTTCAGAAACCCGAACAGGTTATCGGTAAATTGATGACGGTGAATGGCGAGGAGACCCGAAAACCCATTGTTGGTGTTGTTAAAGACTTCAATATCTTCTCTTTACACCAGCGAATTGATCCTAGCATCCTAACCTCATACCGCGATCAGTACCGTAGTTTGGGCATCAAACTGGCAGCGGGTTACACGAGTCCCGAACGCATTAGCCAACTCATGAGCCAGGTAGAAACGGCCTGGAATGCCACGTATCCCGACTTCGTTTTCAAATACACGTTCCTGGACGAAACGCTCGCCCGATTCTACCAGAATGAAGAACGGATGTATTCGCTGTTTCGGCTGCTGGCGGGGATCGCCATTTTTATCGGTTGCCTGGGCTTGTACGGTGTCGTGGCATTCATGGCCGAATCCAGAACCAAAGAAGTCGGTATCCGGAAAGTGCTGGGCGCGTCAACCAGCCACATTTTCGGCTTGTTCTCCATTGATTTCGTGAAACTTGTCCTGATCGCCCTGGTGCTCAGTTCTCCGCTGGCCTGGTACGTGATGAATCAGTGGCTCCAAAAATTTGCTTACAAGATCGACATCGAATGGTGGATGTTTGCCCTGGCGGGTCTGCTAGCTGTAGGGATTGCTCTGCTAACAGTGAGTTTTCAGAGTATCAAAGCGGCCCTGATGAACCCGGTCAAAAGTCTGCGTGGTGAATAAGCTAATCGTCTATCCATTGTTGCCCGTTTATGCTGCTCAATTATTTTAAAATCGCCTGGCGGAATCTGATCCGGTATCGTACGTACAGTCTGCTGAACATCCTTGGATTGGCAGGAGGATTGGCTTGCGGTATCCTCATCTTTCTGACAACGCAGTTTCTCGTTGGCTTTGACTCCTACCACACCAAGGCCGACCGTATCTACCGCGTGGTGACGCAGATGAAGCACGACGAGGTGCGGTTCTCACGCGGAACGCCCAAGCCCCTGGCCGAAGTACTGCGTCGCGATTTTCCGGTAGTAGAGCAGGTGGCCCGGTTGGAACGGTTGCATGACCGGATCATCAGCGTACCCAAACCCAACGGTGGTTTCTTAGCCAAGTTCAACGAAACGAAAACGGTTTGTTTCGCCGAGCCGCAACTGTTTAGCATCATCGACGCCGACTGGCTGATCGGTAATCCGCAAGCGACACTATCAACGCCAAATTCAGTAGTGCTGACCGAAAAATATGCCAGGAAATACTTCGGCACTGCGAATCCCATCGGCAAAACGCTGCGCTTTGATAATCAGCTGGATCTGAACGTGACCGGTGTCTTGAAAGATCACCCGGCCAATACGAATTTCAATTATGAAGCGTATATCTCCTACAGTACGATTGCCGGACTGGCGGGCGCTAACGAGTCATTACGTGATTGGTACAACGTCAACAGCGAGGCTATGTGTTTCGTTGTGCTACCAACCGGCGCACCCGCTGATCGTCTGACAGCTGCTTTTCAGACGATTCGGAGAAAAGCCTATACGCCCGACAATCAGAAAGTGTATAGTTTCTTGCTGCAACCGCTAAACGATATTCAGTTTAACGTTCAGTATGGTGGTCGAGTGGACAGAAGGCTTTTGGTCGCGCTGAATCTGGTTGGGTTGTTTCTGGTGATTTCAGCCTGCATCAATTTCATCAACATGGCGACGGCTCACGCGCTTAAACGCTCAAAAGAAGTTGGGGTTCGGAAAGTGATGGGCAGCACGCGCGGGCAGTTGTTCGGGCAGTTTATGATTGAAACCGCGATCATTACGCTGCTGGCGGTACTACTTGCGCTGGCTCTGACGCACACGGGGCTTCCGGCGATGAATGAAGCCATGTCGGTACTCAACGCCCATATGTCGTTGGCTGACTTAGCACAGCCCAAACGGCTATTGATCCTATTGTCGCTGGTGCTGGCCGTAATTCTGCTGGCTGGCTTTTATCCGTCGTTGATGATGGCGGGTTTCAATCCGATAACGGCCTTGCGGGGGCGACTAACGACGCAGGCGGTGGGCGGCTTCCCGGTGCGGAGGGGATTGGTGATCGTTCAGTTTTTTATCGCTCAGTTGTTTACGATCGGCGTGGTAGTGATCATGGCGCAGCTGCGTTACGTTCGAAAGGCCGATCTTGGTTTCAACAAAGAAGGCATTATGCTGGTGGATCTGCCCGGTCAGGCGATGGCCGATCCGCTTAAGCAGGAAATGCTGCGGCATCGGATGCTGCAAACACCCGGCATTCGGCAGGTTGCGTTAATAAATCAGCCCCCCGCTTCGGGAACCATCAACCAGTATTCGTTCTCGTACGATACGCGCACCAAACCGGAAGACTTCGAAATACAAACCAAGATCGGCGACGTAAATTACCTGCCTTTGTTCGGCATGAAACTAGTGGCCGGACGTAATTTTCTGACTACTGATAGCACCTCGCAGGACGTGATCGTGAACGAAACGGTTGTCTCCCGACTGGGAGCGCGCGCACCGGGCCAGGTGATAGGCAAGCGGATTCGTATCTGGAATACCGACAAAACGATTGTCGGGGTCGTGAATGATTTTCACACCAATTCGCTGCGGGGTTCGGTAGAGCCGGTGATGATCGTCAATGATGGTATGCGCAGCCGCATGGCTGCGCTGAAAATGGATGGTAACGACTTGCCAAAGACGGTAAAAGCAATCGAAGCTGTTTTTAACGGGGTCTTTCCCGAATACGTCTTCGAGCACCGATTTATCGATGAACTGCTGGACGAATTCTACAAAGCCGAACACATCATGTTAGCCCTGACGCAGGTGTTTGCGCTGATCGCTATCCTGATTGGCTGCCTGGGCATGTACGGGCTGGTGGCGTTTATGGTGGAGTCGAAAAGCAAGGAGATTGGGGTGCGCAAAGTGCTCGGCGCTAGTGCTGGGCAGGTGCTGTGGCTGTTTGGACGAGAGTTTGGTCGCCTGATTGTCGTAGCTTTTCTGGTTGCCGCTCCGCTCGGATGGTGGCTAATGAATACCTGGCTACAGGATTATGTCTACCGTACGCCACTGACAGGCTGGATGTTTTTGCTGACGATCCTGGTGACCACTGCCATTACGCTACTGACCGTTTCGGCACAGTCTGTGAAAGCGGCTCTGACGAATCCGGTTAAAAGTTTGAGAAGCGAGTAAATACGTTGTCAATCTCAATTTCATAACGCTAAACACCTATGGCACACATCGCTATTCCTATTCCCTCGACACCCGGTAAACAGGATATTGAAATCGACGTGACGATCAACGGTAAAAAGCACGAATTGCATTACCGTGTGGAGCTATTTTACTGGGGTGATTGTACCGTTCCGACCTTCGATCGCGTAGAATGTTTGCGTGAGATGATTTCGCACTACGATCAGGACTGGTCGCTTTACTACATCGGCGCACCCACCGACGATTTTGTCCCCATCGCATTTATGAAAAAAGGCGACCGGGAAACGCAGCGAAAGCTGATGATTGGTACCATCTGATTTCTGATAAACTGCTTAATCCGTTGTAAGCTATGTTCCGCAACTACCTTAAAATTGCGCTGCGCAATCTCTTGAAACATAAAGCCTTTAGTTTTATCAACATTGCCGGTGTAGCGGTGGGACTAGCTTGCTTTCTGCTCATTGCGCTCTACGTTAAGGATGAACTCAGTTACGATCGCTACAATGCAAAGATCGACCGGGTGTATCGGGTGAGCCGTACCTTTCTGTCTTCCCAGGGCGCTGCATCGTTGAAACTGGCGCGGCTGGCTCCCCCGTTTGGACCGTTGATCAAGCAGGATTTTCCGGAGGTCGAGCAAGTTGTCCGGACGCTTGAAAATGGGGGTCTGATTCGCTACGGCGAACATGCTTTCAACGAAGACGATTTGTTATTCGCCGAGAAAAACCTGTTCGACGTGCTGGATTTTCACGTTGTGCGCGGCAATCCCGCTCAGGCGCTGGCGAACCCGTTTTCGATTCTGTTTTCCCGACCGATGGCAGAAAAGTATTTTGGCAACGAAAACCCCATCGGGAAAACAGTCCGGCTCGACAACCAGTATGATTTCACCGTTACGGGGGTTTACGAACCACTGCCCGCTCAGGCGCATTTT contains the following coding sequences:
- a CDS encoding ABC transporter permease; amino-acid sequence: MLKSYLTTLRALKRNWSYSVINVLGLTLGLACCLLLFLAIRYELNFDRHNVHADQLYRIITFDVTSNGDRREVGMPLPALPALRNDFPDLKNQVTMVNRITNVVVSVGDKASRTTKKFQEGDGVLAFVEPEYFRLFDYGWKKGSTQTALSRPNTVVLSERMAQKYFGTDNPIGKVLRVENRMDFVVTGVVQELPATTSVPFEVLLSFASLKQYGASTNWDDWQSTYGGAQIYMRLPGTTAEQATASAQMERQLAAFIKKYHRPEDAQNLRYELQPLTAIHFDTRTDNYSKRTISKEMVWAMGLIGLFILITACVNFINLATAQAIRRAKEVGVRKVLGSSRGQLVRQFLGETGVLTSLAMGLALLIAQLALPYVGELLNIKPGAAQLTDPTVLIFLVGLGVLTIGLAGFYPAIVLSGYQPILALKGKTQASTPGRSRGIAPLSLRRGLIVGQFAISQLLIIGTIIAYSQMSYFRSADLGYSRDAVLSVLIPEKKPGQLESLKAKLTGLPGIQSMSFAMTTPSSTSNWTTGFRFEHTDKEPDYGVLMRPADTAYVRTYGLKLLAGRMYQPADTMREFVINEAFMKRLGFQKPEQVIGKLMTVNGEETRKPIVGVVKDFNIFSLHQRIDPSILTSYRDQYRSLGIKLAAGYTSPERISQLMSQVETAWNATYPDFVFKYTFLDETLARFYQNEERMYSLFRLLAGIAIFIGCLGLYGVVAFMAESRTKEVGIRKVLGASTSHIFGLFSIDFVKLVLIALVLSSPLAWYVMNQWLQKFAYKIDIEWWMFALAGLLAVGIALLTVSFQSIKAALMNPVKSLRGE
- a CDS encoding ABC transporter permease — its product is MLLNYFKIAWRNLIRYRTYSLLNILGLAGGLACGILIFLTTQFLVGFDSYHTKADRIYRVVTQMKHDEVRFSRGTPKPLAEVLRRDFPVVEQVARLERLHDRIISVPKPNGGFLAKFNETKTVCFAEPQLFSIIDADWLIGNPQATLSTPNSVVLTEKYARKYFGTANPIGKTLRFDNQLDLNVTGVLKDHPANTNFNYEAYISYSTIAGLAGANESLRDWYNVNSEAMCFVVLPTGAPADRLTAAFQTIRRKAYTPDNQKVYSFLLQPLNDIQFNVQYGGRVDRRLLVALNLVGLFLVISACINFINMATAHALKRSKEVGVRKVMGSTRGQLFGQFMIETAIITLLAVLLALALTHTGLPAMNEAMSVLNAHMSLADLAQPKRLLILLSLVLAVILLAGFYPSLMMAGFNPITALRGRLTTQAVGGFPVRRGLVIVQFFIAQLFTIGVVVIMAQLRYVRKADLGFNKEGIMLVDLPGQAMADPLKQEMLRHRMLQTPGIRQVALINQPPASGTINQYSFSYDTRTKPEDFEIQTKIGDVNYLPLFGMKLVAGRNFLTTDSTSQDVIVNETVVSRLGARAPGQVIGKRIRIWNTDKTIVGVVNDFHTNSLRGSVEPVMIVNDGMRSRMAALKMDGNDLPKTVKAIEAVFNGVFPEYVFEHRFIDELLDEFYKAEHIMLALTQVFALIAILIGCLGMYGLVAFMVESKSKEIGVRKVLGASAGQVLWLFGREFGRLIVVAFLVAAPLGWWLMNTWLQDYVYRTPLTGWMFLLTILVTTAITLLTVSAQSVKAALTNPVKSLRSE